A stretch of Alkalicella caledoniensis DNA encodes these proteins:
- the murJ gene encoding murein biosynthesis integral membrane protein MurJ, translating into MKKTAILLMILTIVSKFVGFGREITLSYFYGASAISDAYLISLTIPQTIFAFIGAAIATCFVPMYSGIKKNQGPRQANRFTSNLTNITLVLCTGFFIFGMIFTAPVVRMFASGFEGDTLALAVRFSRVTLFGIYFSGLTYVFTAYLQVNNNFGIPALTGFPFNFAIIISIVLSSSVDTIFLSYGVVLAMILQLLLLVPFVKDVGYKHKFNLNIKDENIKKILYLAMPVILGSSVNQINKLVDRTLASRLAVGGISALNYASRLNGFVFGIFVVSISTAMYPMISKMAAENNMDGLKKSLGEAISGTNLLVVPAAVGSMLFAQPIVELLFGRGSFDGQALKMTSTALFFYSIGMIGYGLREVLTRAFYSLQDTKTPKINAAISVVVNIVLNFVLSAFLGIGGLALATSISALFCTGLLFISLRKKVGYLGLKNIGESFAKICIASGVMGVVARVVYAILNDFSASVALVAAIGVGAVVYFVLVFLLRIDAVDSITSGVKRRLRAR; encoded by the coding sequence ATGAAGAAGACGGCAATTTTGTTGATGATTTTGACAATTGTTTCTAAGTTTGTGGGTTTTGGTAGGGAAATTACACTTTCGTATTTTTACGGGGCATCAGCTATTAGTGATGCTTATTTAATTTCTCTTACTATCCCTCAGACTATATTTGCATTTATTGGTGCAGCCATTGCCACTTGCTTTGTTCCCATGTATAGTGGCATAAAGAAAAACCAAGGGCCAAGACAGGCTAATAGGTTTACTAGTAATCTAACAAACATAACATTAGTACTTTGTACTGGCTTTTTTATATTTGGTATGATCTTTACAGCTCCTGTTGTGCGTATGTTTGCATCGGGTTTTGAAGGCGATACCCTTGCATTAGCTGTTCGCTTTTCCCGTGTTACTTTGTTTGGTATTTACTTTTCAGGATTGACATATGTTTTTACTGCTTATCTACAGGTTAACAATAATTTTGGTATTCCAGCTTTAACTGGGTTTCCTTTTAACTTTGCTATTATTATTTCAATAGTACTAAGTAGCTCCGTAGATACTATTTTCTTATCCTATGGGGTTGTTTTAGCAATGATTTTGCAGCTATTACTTTTAGTACCATTTGTTAAAGATGTAGGTTATAAGCATAAGTTCAATCTAAACATTAAGGATGAGAATATAAAGAAAATCTTATATTTAGCCATGCCTGTTATTTTAGGGTCTTCTGTTAATCAGATTAACAAGTTAGTGGATAGGACATTAGCCTCTCGTTTGGCAGTTGGGGGGATTTCTGCCCTTAACTATGCCAGTAGGCTAAATGGTTTTGTTTTTGGTATTTTTGTTGTTTCTATCTCCACAGCTATGTATCCTATGATTTCTAAAATGGCTGCAGAGAATAATATGGATGGTTTGAAAAAGTCTCTTGGTGAGGCTATCAGTGGTACTAACCTTCTTGTTGTACCAGCAGCTGTGGGTTCTATGCTTTTTGCTCAACCAATAGTTGAACTTTTATTTGGTAGGGGTTCTTTCGATGGACAAGCCCTTAAAATGACATCTACTGCTTTGTTCTTCTATTCCATAGGGATGATTGGCTATGGCTTAAGGGAGGTTTTAACTAGGGCCTTCTATTCTTTACAAGACACTAAGACACCTAAGATCAACGCTGCTATTTCTGTTGTTGTAAATATTGTATTAAACTTTGTTCTTTCTGCTTTTTTAGGTATAGGCGGTCTTGCTCTAGCTACAAGTATTTCTGCTCTTTTTTGTACGGGGCTTTTATTTATAAGTTTGAGAAAGAAGGTAGGCTATTTGGGCTTGAAAAATATTGGCGAGTCTTTTGCTAAGATTTGCATTGCTTCGGGGGTCATGGGAGTTGTTGCTAGGGTTGTTTACGCTATTTTAAATGATTTTAGTGCTAGTGTGGCCCTTGTTGCTGCTATTGGTGTAGGTGCTGTTGTGTATTTTGTCCTTGTGTTTTTGTTACGCATTGATGCTGTGGACAGTATTACTTCAGGTGTTAAGAGGAGACTTAGGGCGAGGTAA
- a CDS encoding D-cysteine desulfhydrase family protein — translation MSEELGVNVFVKRDDQTGSEITGNKVRKLEFAIQEALDQGCDYLITCGGIQSNHARATAAVAAKLGLGSCLVLRSSGGDNLEGNFFFGKLLGADIRFVTPVEYRESRMDIMKEITEELAAKGHRAYIIPEGASNGIGSFGYFKALEEILGQEKELDVKFDAVVATVGSGGTYAGLFYANKGHNNSGKVYGINICDDAEYFKDKVVGLIDEMNGYTGQELNYNRNELNIIDGYVGDGYALSRHEELEFIHWFARLEGIILDPVYTGKAMYGLVEEIKKGTFKDCTNILFLHTGGIFGWTESARLAFADLG, via the coding sequence TTGAGTGAGGAGTTAGGGGTTAATGTCTTTGTTAAGAGGGATGATCAGACTGGGTCTGAGATTACTGGCAATAAGGTACGGAAGTTAGAGTTTGCCATTCAGGAGGCCTTGGATCAGGGGTGTGATTACTTGATTACTTGCGGTGGTATCCAGTCTAATCATGCAAGGGCAACTGCTGCAGTAGCTGCAAAGCTGGGCTTAGGGTCATGTTTGGTTCTACGCAGTAGTGGGGGTGACAACTTAGAAGGTAATTTCTTTTTTGGCAAGCTGTTAGGTGCAGATATACGTTTTGTTACTCCTGTAGAATATCGTGAGAGCAGGATGGATATTATGAAAGAAATTACGGAAGAACTTGCTGCAAAAGGGCATAGGGCATATATAATCCCCGAAGGTGCTTCCAATGGTATAGGTTCTTTTGGTTATTTTAAAGCTTTAGAAGAGATTTTAGGGCAAGAGAAGGAACTTGATGTTAAGTTTGATGCCGTAGTAGCTACTGTGGGTTCTGGTGGTACTTACGCTGGGCTTTTTTATGCAAATAAGGGTCATAATAATTCCGGTAAGGTATATGGTATTAATATTTGTGATGACGCAGAGTATTTTAAAGATAAAGTTGTTGGGCTTATTGATGAGATGAATGGCTATACAGGACAGGAGCTTAATTATAATAGGAATGAGTTAAACATTATTGATGGCTATGTTGGAGATGGGTACGCTTTAAGTAGGCATGAGGAACTGGAGTTTATTCATTGGTTTGCTAGGCTTGAGGGTATTATTTTGGACCCTGTTTATACAGGTAAGGCCATGTATGGTTTAGTTGAGGAGATCAAGAAGGGGACATTCAAGGATTGTACGAATATCTTGTTCCTTCATACTGGTGGGATTTTTGGGTGGACGGAAAGCGCTCGTTTGGCTTTCGCGGATTTGGGATAG
- a CDS encoding exodeoxyribonuclease III has product MRLVSWNVNGFRSCLGKGFMEYFNSVQADVFCLQETKLSEGQVEVELGGYYQYWNYAVKKGYSGTAVFSRIEPLSVAYGLGEEKHDQEGRLITLEFEDFYLVNSYTPNAQRQLARLEYRLEWEKVLRTYLLKLKETKPVVLCGDLNVAHREIDLKNPKTNRKNAGFSDEERNEISTLLDSGFIDTFRYFYENKTDAYSWWSYMRNARERNIGWRIDYFIVSKELESRLVDAKIDCDIMGSDHCPVVLEVR; this is encoded by the coding sequence ATGAGGTTGGTTTCTTGGAATGTTAATGGGTTTCGGAGTTGTTTGGGGAAGGGGTTTATGGAGTATTTTAATAGTGTTCAGGCTGATGTTTTTTGTTTGCAGGAGACTAAGTTGTCTGAGGGGCAGGTTGAGGTTGAGTTGGGAGGGTATTATCAATATTGGAATTACGCAGTTAAGAAGGGTTATTCTGGTACTGCTGTTTTTAGTAGAATTGAACCTTTGTCTGTTGCATATGGTTTAGGGGAGGAGAAGCATGACCAAGAAGGTAGGTTGATTACCCTAGAATTTGAGGATTTTTATTTGGTCAATAGTTATACTCCCAATGCCCAAAGACAATTAGCACGCTTGGAATATAGATTGGAGTGGGAGAAGGTTTTGAGGACTTATCTTTTAAAGCTTAAGGAGACTAAACCTGTTGTTTTATGTGGCGATTTAAATGTTGCTCATAGGGAGATTGATTTAAAGAATCCTAAGACCAATAGAAAGAATGCTGGTTTTTCTGATGAGGAGAGAAATGAGATATCTACGCTGTTGGACTCAGGTTTTATTGATACTTTTAGGTACTTTTACGAGAATAAGACAGATGCTTATTCTTGGTGGTCTTATATGAGGAATGCCCGTGAGAGGAATATAGGGTGGCGCATTGATTATTTTATTGTTTCAAAGGAGCTAGAGTCTAGGCTTGTAGATGCTAAGATTGACTGTGATATCATGGGGAGCGATCATTGTCCTGTTGTTCTTGAGGTGAGGTAA